The genomic DNA CCCGCATGATGCGGTGGTTGATCTCGAACTTGATGCCCAGCGCGCCCATCTTGCGCTGCACGCTCGCGAAGTGCTCGCGGCACGGCTCGCACAGGGACTCGAGGATGCTCGGCGCGGCGAGGGCGATCTGCTGGCAGCGCTCCACCTTGCAGTCGAGCACCCGCAGGGGGTTGCGCTCCAGGCGCACCTTGCAGTCCGCGCACAGCTCGTCCACGTGCGCGCGCAGGTGGCCCACCAGCTTCTCCTGGTAGGCGGGGCGGCACGTCTCGTCCCCGAGCGAGTTGATGTTGAGCGACACGTCCTTGAGGCCCAGCGTCTGCAGCAGTTGCACCACCAGATCCATGATCTCCACGTCCTGGGCGGGCTCCTTCGAGCCGTACGCCTCGGCGCCGATCTGGTGGAACTGCCGGTAGCGGCCCGTCTTCATGCGCTCGTAGCGGAACATGGGGCCCATGTAGAACCAGCGCGTGAGCGGCTCCTGGTTCACCACCGAGTGCTCGATGTAGGCGCGCGCGGCGGGAGCGGTGCCCTCGGGGCGCAGGGACAGACTGCGGCCGCCCTTGTCCTCGAAGGTGTACATCTCCTTGCCGACGATGTCCGTCTCCTCGCCCACGCTGCGCACGAAGAGCGCGGTGTCCTCGACGGTGGGCGTGCGCACCTCTCCGTAGCCAAAGCGCGAGAAGAGCTCCCGGGCGGTGCGCTCCACGTGCTGCCACACCTCCACCTCGCCCGGGAGGATGTCGTTCATCCCCTTGGGGCCGGCGATCTTCTGGCTCACGGAATCTCCCCGATGCGGCGGCCCAGGCGCACGACGGCCTCGGGCTGCAGGCTCGCGTCCCACTTCACCCGGCCCGGCTCGAAGAGCAGGATGACGGTGGAGCCCATCTCGAAGCGGCCCAGCTCCCCGCCCTTCTCCACGGGAAGGGCCGTGCCATAGCGGTGCACCTTGCCGGGCTGGCCCTGGTGGGTGATGACGTCCTCGTAGGCGGCCTTGATACGCGACACGCACGTGGCGCCCACCTTCACCACGGCGCACTTGCCCGCCACGGTGTCCAGGTACGTGATGAGCCGCTCGTTCACGCAGAAGAGCGACTTCTTGTTCTTCACGGACGCGGGGTTCACGGGCCAGAACTCGCCCGGGATGTAGGCGTAGCCGGTGACGGTGCCGCCGAGCGGCGCGTGGATGCGGTGGTAGTCCCGCGGCGACAGGTAGATGGTCGTCCAGGCGCCGCCGTGGAAGGGCTTCGCGGCCGCCTCGTCCCCGAGCAGCTCCCCCACCGTGTAGTGGATGTCCTTGGCCTGCAGGACCCGGCCGTGCTCGGAGTAGCCCACCTGGGACACGGCGCCATCCACGGGGGACACGACCACCTTCTCGCCCGGATCAATGGGGCGCGCGCCCACCTTGAGCCCCCGGGTGAAGAACTCCGCGAACGTGGGGTAGTGCTCCAGGGCGTGCTCGGCCTCGGCGGCGTCCACGTTGTAGAGCTTCGCGAACGTCTTGATCGCCGCCCGGTGCAACGGCGCGGGCACGGGCAGGCGCGTGGCCATCCCCACCGCCGTGGACAGAGCGGACTTGGGGAGGATCTGCATGAGCTTCATGAAGTTCTGTTCGTTCATGAGTCGGGGACTTCGGGGGTGAAGGGTGGAACGCTCGCGGTGCCGTGAGCGTCAGCGTCCTGCATCTCCCGCGGGGCGCGTGCCACCATCCGCGGAAACGGCCTGGAGCGCACTCCTGGGCGCCAGGCCAAGAACCTTGCCGTTTTCGACGATCATCAATTGATCCTGGAGCGAGGCGTACTGTTGGCGACACGCCGCGCGGTCCGCCAATTCCCAGCTCTCCCGGATGCCCCGGCCCTGCACCTGCAGGGACTCTCCCTGCTTGAAGCAGCCGGAGAAGCCGCTCGACAGCTCCGCCACCGAGGTGCCAATTCCTGGCGTCCCCCCACCCGTGCCCGCGTCCGTCCCGGCATCCGCCTCCTGGGCCGGCGGGGGCGCCGGACGCGAGGGACCTCCCGAGGGCTCCGTGAAGCCCAGGGGCATCTGTCCGGACTTGCGAGCGCTGGCGAGGGCGTCCTCCCGGGCGCGCTGCTGGGAGCGGGCGCGCTGCTTGCCCTCCTCGATGCGCGTGCGCAGCTCCCGGGCCGACGCGGCGTCCAGGCTGTCCTCGGGCACCTGGGTCAGCAGGGTCTCGATGGACGCCAGCTCGGGGTCCACGAAGGCCTCATCGCCCTTGGCGGCGAACAGCTTGCCGAAGCGGGTCTGGGCCTCGTAGTAGGCCTCGGAGGGCTTGGCGGGCTTGCGGCAGGCCAGGGGGGCGGCCAACAGGGCGGCGGTCAGGAGGCCGACGAGCATCCGGCCAACTCGGGGGCTGTAGGTGCGCACAGGGTGGGTTTTCTACGCCATTTCCGGGCCCGCGCACCCCTTTTTCGCGGCGGGCGCCCGCGCTCAGCGCTTGCCGAGCACCTGACAGGCCTGGGCCACGCCGCCCGCGCAGGCCTTCTGGTACAGCTCGGCGGCGCGCTTCTCGTCCTTGGGCACGCCCTGGCCGTGCGCGTGGATTCCCGCGAGGGCCATGCACCCCACGGCCAGTCCCCCGTCACACGCCTTCCCCGCCAGCTCGGCGGCGCGCGCGTCGTCCCTGGCCACGCCCAGGCCCTTCGCATGGAGGAGCGCGAGGTTGTAACACCCCGAGGCATCTCCGCCCGAGCAGGCCTTGTCGTACATCGCGGCGGCGCGCGTCAGATTCCGGGCCACGCCCCGGCCCTCCTGGTGGAGCTCGCCGATCCGGAAACAGCCCGGGGCGTCTCCGAGCGCACAGGCCTTGTCGTACAGCTCGGCGGCGCGCTGGCCGTCCTGGGCCACGCCCCGGCCCTGTGCGTAGAACCCACCGAGGTTGTAGCAGGCCAGCGCCATGTCGCCCGTGCAGGCCTTGTCGAACAGCGCGGCGGCGCGCTTGTCGTCCTTGGGTACGCCCCGGCCCTCCTTGTAGCTCACCCCGAGGTGGTTGCACCCCAGGGCCAGGCCTCCATCGCACCCCTTCTTGAAGAGCGAGACCGCGCGCTTCTCGTCCTTGGGCACGCCCCGGCCCTGCTTGAGGAGGACTCCGAGGCCGCTGCAGCCCTTGGCCTCGCCCTCCCGGCACGCCTTGTCATACAGCTCGGCGGCGCGCTTCGCGTCCTCGGGGACTCCGAGCCCCTGGTCGTAGCTCACGCCGGCGTTGTAGCAGCCCGAGGCCAGTCCCCCCTGGCACGCCTTGTCGAACAACTCGGTGGAGCGACGCTTGTCCGGAGCAACGCCATTGCCACCTTGAAGGAGGATGCCGAGGAAGCTGCAGGCCTTCATCTCGCCCTGGTTGCACCGCGCCTCGATGCGCTCCCGGGTGGGCGCCCGCGCGTTCTCGGGGGCCTGGGAGGACTCGCCCCCCCACGCCACCGCGCCCAGCAAGCCCCCCATGACGACGCACAACCCCCTGCTCCACCGCGCCGCGATTCCTCGCGTGCCTGACGACGACATGCCGGACCTCCTCGGACCGGGGGGAACGCCCAGCGCGCCACGTCCCCGGGGCGCCCAGCCTATCACTCCCCCGCCCGAGGACCTTCTGTCATAGCCTCGGGCACGATGCCCGCCCCCACCGACGTGCTGCGCTCCGTCTTCGGCTTCCCTGGCTTCCGAGGAGGGCAGGAGGCGGTCGTCTCGCGGCTGTTGGACGCACGCTCCGTCCTGGCCATCTTCCCCACCGGCGCCGGCAAGAGCCTCTGCTACCAGCTCCCCGCCCTGATGCTGGACGGGCTCACCCTGGTCGTCTCTCCACTCATCGCGTTGATGAAGGATCAGATCGACTTCCTCACCGGCAAGGGCATCCGCGCCGCCCGGCTCGACTCGACGCTCGGAGCGGAGGAGATCCGCCAGCTCCACGCGGACCTGCGCTCGGGCGCGCTCAAGCTGCTCTACGTCGCGCCCGAGCGCCTGGGCAACGAGCGCTTCCTCCAGACCCTGCGCGGCCTGCGCCTGTCGATGCTCGCGGTGGACGAGGCCCACTGCATCAGCGAATGGGGCCACAACTTCCGGCCCGACTACATGAAGCTCGCCCCGCTCGCCAGGTCCCTGCGGGTGGAGCGGGTGCTGGCGCTCACCGCGACGGCCACGCCCTCGGTGGCCCGGGACATCGCCGCCGCGTTCGACATCTCCTCCGGGGACATCATCCAGACGGGCTTCCACCGTCCCAACCTCACGTTGCACGTCACACCCACCGCGGGCGGAGACGCACGCTGGGAGGTGCTGC from Melittangium boletus DSM 14713 includes the following:
- the hisS gene encoding histidine--tRNA ligase; the protein is MNDILPGEVEVWQHVERTARELFSRFGYGEVRTPTVEDTALFVRSVGEETDIVGKEMYTFEDKGGRSLSLRPEGTAPAARAYIEHSVVNQEPLTRWFYMGPMFRYERMKTGRYRQFHQIGAEAYGSKEPAQDVEIMDLVVQLLQTLGLKDVSLNINSLGDETCRPAYQEKLVGHLRAHVDELCADCKVRLERNPLRVLDCKVERCQQIALAAPSILESLCEPCREHFASVQRKMGALGIKFEINHRIMRGLDYYTRTTFEFIAAHPVLGTASTVGGGGRYDKLVKSLGGPDVPAVGVGLGLDRLCLLLRESGQRFGQPAQLFIAVADEGSADEALALASRLRREGLRVELDTRGGSLKSQMKRADKVGATYTLVLGELERTSGQAQLKPMAGGEPVPVKLAELAQTLHAAKPAA
- the asd gene encoding archaetidylserine decarboxylase (Phosphatidylserine decarboxylase is synthesized as a single chain precursor. Generation of the pyruvoyl active site from a Ser is coupled to cleavage of a Gly-Ser bond between the larger (beta) and smaller (alpha chains). It is an integral membrane protein.), which codes for MNEQNFMKLMQILPKSALSTAVGMATRLPVPAPLHRAAIKTFAKLYNVDAAEAEHALEHYPTFAEFFTRGLKVGARPIDPGEKVVVSPVDGAVSQVGYSEHGRVLQAKDIHYTVGELLGDEAAAKPFHGGAWTTIYLSPRDYHRIHAPLGGTVTGYAYIPGEFWPVNPASVKNKKSLFCVNERLITYLDTVAGKCAVVKVGATCVSRIKAAYEDVITHQGQPGKVHRYGTALPVEKGGELGRFEMGSTVILLFEPGRVKWDASLQPEAVVRLGRRIGEIP
- a CDS encoding SEL1-like repeat protein — encoded protein: MSSSGTRGIAARWSRGLCVVMGGLLGAVAWGGESSQAPENARAPTRERIEARCNQGEMKACSFLGILLQGGNGVAPDKRRSTELFDKACQGGLASGCYNAGVSYDQGLGVPEDAKRAAELYDKACREGEAKGCSGLGVLLKQGRGVPKDEKRAVSLFKKGCDGGLALGCNHLGVSYKEGRGVPKDDKRAAALFDKACTGDMALACYNLGGFYAQGRGVAQDGQRAAELYDKACALGDAPGCFRIGELHQEGRGVARNLTRAAAMYDKACSGGDASGCYNLALLHAKGLGVARDDARAAELAGKACDGGLAVGCMALAGIHAHGQGVPKDEKRAAELYQKACAGGVAQACQVLGKR